The nucleotide window GTAGAGCTCGGCATGCGGGTGGAACACGCCGGACGGCAATTGCTTCAGGGCAATCTTGCCGAACGGCGTGTCGATGGTGTGTCCCGCATTGGCGCCACCATTGAAGCGGCCGATCACGTCGTAGTCCGGCGCCAGGGCGTCGATGATTTTTGCTTTGCCTTCGTCGCCATATTGCAGGCCGACCAGGACGTCGGCATAGCCTGCTGCGCACTTGGATGCGTGGTTGGAACAGCGGGAGACAGTGTTACAGGTTGCGGAGGTCATGCGCGTTGCATATCAAGGAAGAAACGGGGGACAGGTGCTTGCCGAGCCGCCAGCCGTTCGTAGACCCAGTGGCCGACGGCGACGTCCAGAATGCCGAGACCGAACGGGGAAAATACGACCGGACGATCGTACGTCGGAGGCTCGCCGCCACTTAGCAGGTGAGGCAGCGATGTTGTGACGAAGCGGCGGTGGCCGGTCGCCATTTCGGCGAGGTGCAGCGATGTCTGAGCACGCAGGCAATGATCGATATCGTCGACGACGTTGCACGACGCCCGTACGATCTCGGGCGCGAGATCGCGCAACGACAGGTGAAGCACGAGCGGGCAGTGAGAAAACCACGCGACATCGTCGACATACGGCGCCGCCGCCGTCGTCGCGAACACAATCACGTCGGCCTGCCGCACAGCGCGTTCGAGCGATGGCTCCCCATGCGCGGGGTAGCCGAGTTTCGTTTCGACGTGCGTGGCCAGCGCTTTCGCGGAATCGGGACGCAGATCGTGCACGATCACCCGCTCGATCGGCGTGGCGCCAAGCGGCAGGCATTGCGCCACATGGCGCGAAATCACCCCCGCGCCGATAAGTGCTACGCGCACACCGCCAGCGCGGACCGGCGTTCGATTGGCGCCAAGACGGCGCAGCGCGCTGATCGCGCTCGCCGCGGTGCGCGCGGCGCTGACGATGCTCGCCTCCATGCAAGCCATCGGATAACCGGTCGACGCGTCGTTGAGAATGAGCACCGCCGACGCGCGCGGCATGCCCCGCTCGACGTTGCCGGGAAAGCTGGATATCCATTTGATTCCCGTCACGCCCTTGCCGTCGCCTTCACCATTGCGAATATGCGCGGGCAGCGCGATGATCCGGTTGGACCGCTCATCCGGGAAACGGAGAAACTGGCTTTGCGGAATCACGGTACGCCCGGCGTGGTGCGCGCGGTACGCCGCCTCGACCACGGCCAGGATGTCGGGCATGCCTGCGCGAATGGCAGCGTCGACCTGCTCGCCGGTGAACACGCGAAATTGAGGCGATGGCGGCGGGGATGGCAGGGGGGATGGAAGCGGGGATGGAAGCGCGTTCATGACAGCGACGAGCTCGCGACGTCCACCGGATCGAACACGGGCCCGGCGTCCCTCTTCATTGCCATCGATGCATGACGCGGCCCAATCGGGGTCGTACACCGTTTCGAGATACTTGTCGCCCATGTCGGGCGCGAGTGCCACAACCGCGTCGCCGGCGGCAATATCGGCAGCCGACATTCGCACGGCATGCAGCACGCTGCCGGTCGATCCGCCCGCGAGCAACCCGCGCCGCGCAAGGGCATGGCACATGCGTAGCGTGTCCGGCTCGTCGACATGGACGATGGCGTCCGGCCGTTCGGCATTCGGCCCCTCCCTCAGCGCCGGACGGCAGCTGGCCCCCAGCCCGGGAATGCGCCGCGGCCCCGGCGAACCGCCGAACGTGACAGAACCGGTCGCATCGACAGCCACGACGCGCGTGGCCAGACGATGCTCTCGCACGTATCGCAAGCACCCCGTCAATGTGCCGGTGGTCCCCGCACCCACGAACAGATGATCGACGCGGGGCAGCGCTGCAAAGATCTCGGGCGCTGTCCACCGGTAGTGCGCGCGCCAGTTTCCCGGATTCGCGTATTGGTTGAGCCACACCCATCGCGCATCGCGCGCCACGGTCTCGCGGATCCAGGCGATACGTGTGCCGAGGTAGCCGCCCTGTGCATCGCGCCGCGCCACACGCACGATCCGGGCGCCCGCGGCCTGCATCGCCCGGGTCGCCTGGCGCGAAGTATTGGGATCTGTCACGCAAGTGAAGCGATAGCCGCGATTGGCGCAGATCAGCGCAAGCGCCACGCCCAGGTTGCCGGAAGACGATTCGACGATCTGCGTATCGGCGCGAAGTCGGTCCGTCGCCTCCAGTTCTTCGATCAGTTGCAGCGCCGTCTTGAGCTTGATCGACCCGGCCGCGTTCAAGCCCTCTAGCTTGAGATGGACGGTGGCCCGACACAATCCGTCGATGCTCGCAAACGCCGGCAGCGACGGCTGGAGAAACGCGCCGTTCACGTGAAGCGTCAGTCCGTCTCGCGAACTGGCACCCATGGCAGCGGTCGCCGTCGTTTCGTGCTGATACCCCACGGATCACCTCCCGAAATCGCGCCCGAAGGCGACGCAATGACATGCTGACGCGAGCGATTCGAGTGCAGGGAATCCGCAGCCGGATGGCGCCGGCATCGCGGAATGATGCTCCCGAACGCGCCGTGCTCATGCACGCCGTGAAGCGTCATTTAAGCGAACGAGACGCGCGCCGGCCACCTGCATGGTCGTGTAGGACGCAGGATGCGGTGAACTAGCCGGCCCGGCACCGCCGGGCAGAAAACTTGATGGAAGGGGGAAACCTGGTGGGGGAAACGTTGTGAACGCAAACGCGTTCAGCGCGGTCGGCCGCCGCGTCCGATATCCTGAATGCGAACCACGGCATTGCCCGCCGCGTCCGTCTTTTCCGGAATCTTCCAGGCGTGACCATAGACGAGTTCGAACGTCAGCGCGATCGTGCCGTCGGCGCCACGCTGGCGATCCAGGGCCGCACGCAACGCGGCCAGACGACCGCGTCCGGTAAGGCCCGTGCGGCGCTCCGGCCGGGGGTTCACCCCCAGCAGCCGCACGTCGCGCAACAGCGTGTCCGGCGACTCGAATGTAAGCGTGAGGCGCTCCATGTCGGTGACCGGCGTATCGAAGCCGCTGGCGACCATCATGTCGCCAAGATCGTGCATGTCCGTCGGTTCGAGCGCGTGCGGCAGATCGTCGACCTCCGCCCACGCGGCACGCAGCTCGCGCAACGTATCGGGACCGTAGGCCGAGAACATCAGCAAGCCGTCGGTACTCAGCACTCGGTGCCATTCCGGAATGACGCGATGCGGCTCGCGATACCAGTGCAGCGCCAGATTCGACCAGACCAGATCGAACGAGCGCGCCGCGAACGGCAATGCGGAAAAGTCGGCCTGCACCACGCCGTACGGAGGCGCGCTGCGCAGCAAACGCCGCCATCCTGTCGCCGCACCGGCTGCGGCGGCCGATCGCGCCATGGCGAAGGAAGCATCGAGTCCCACGCGATAGGCGTCCGGATAGCGCTCGCCGAAACCCAGCAGATCGCCGCCCGTGCCGCAGCCGGCATCGAGCACGCGCCCGGGGTTGAGCTTGATGTAGTCAAGCCGGCTCGCGAGTCGAGACGCCACCTCCCGCATGAGGAAATCGGCGTCCGACCAGTTCGGTGCACGGCGATCGAACGCGGTGCGCAGGAAGCGTGCGCTGAACGCGGAAGACGGATTTTGGGGGGCGGCAGAAGGCTTCATGGGACAGGCGAAAAGGCGAGTCGGCAGTATACTCGCTGCTGCCCGAGCGCATTGGGCACCGCCGCGCCCCGTCGTGCCGAACACACCCGGCCACGGGGCGTGGGCGCCTGTGCAAGCTCGCCCACGGCGAAGTCCGGCCTTCCGTCGACCGGCGTCGATCGGCAATTCCCGCACAGCGCCCCGCCGCGCCACACCAGCCACACCAGCCACACCACTGACTCCCGCTATCGCCGTGACCATCGTTCGCGCCACCCTATCGACGCTTGCCAGGTTTGCCGGGACACTGCTGCACTTGGCACTGCCCGATCACTGCGCGTTCTGCCATCGCCGCGCCGCGCGACAGCTCTGCGCGGATTGCGCGAACGTCTTCGACGTCCACCGCAGCGATCCGCCGCAACGCTGCGCCCGATGTGCCGTCGCGCTGCCGACGGCACGCGACCCCCATCCGGACGCCGACGCGCCCGCACATGCGACAATTTGTCGCACCATGCCAAACGTCATCTGCGGACAATGCCTCCGGTACCGGCCGGCCTTCGACGCGACGATCACCCTCGCGGACTACGTGGCGCCACTCGACACGCTAATGATTCGTCTGAAATACCATGGCGCCCTGCCGTTCGCCCGCGAGTTCGGACAACGTCTCGGCGACGCCCTTCTCGAGCAGGCTGGGGACGAGGCTCCGCTGGTGGTGCCGGTGCCGCTGGCACCGTCGCGGCTGGCGGCGCGCGGCTTCAATCAGGCGTGGGAGCTCGCACGTGTCGCCGCCCGGCGCGCGCGCCTGCCGGCCAGCGCCCGTGCGCTGCATCGCGAACGAACGACCACCGCACAGCGCCGACTTACGCGTGACGCGCGGCAACGCAACCTGCGCAACGCCTTCACGGCAAGCGCACTCGTTCGCGGACGTCGCGTCGTGCTGGTCGACGATGTAATGACGACCGGCGCCACTTGCGATGCGGCCGCAGCCGCGCTCAAACTGGCGGGTGCCACGCATGTGCTCGCCGCGGTCGCCTTGCGTACGCCGCCTTCCCGATAACCCTGCCCCCAAGACCATGTTCAACGTCGTTCTCGTCTGCCCCGAAATTCCGCCCAACACCGGGAATGTGATCCGCCTGTGCGCCAACACCGGCGCCCGGCTGCATCTGATCGAGCCGCTGGGCTTCCCGCTCGACGATGCGCGCATGCGCCGCGCAGGCCTGGACTATCACGAGTATGCGCAAATGAAGGTGCACAAGGACTGGGCTGCGTTTCTGGCCGCCGAAACCCCCGACCCCTCGCGCATGTTCGCGCTCACGACCCGCGGCTCGCGCCCTTTCGGCGAACTGTCGTTCGCGCCGGGCGACTGGTTCATTTTTGGTTCGGAAACCCGCGGCCTCGCCCCGGCGTTACTCGACACGTTTGCGACCGCGCAGCGCGTGCGCCTGCCGATGCGCCCCGGCAATCGCAGCCTCAACCTGTCGAATACGGTGGCCGTGGTCGTCTTCGAAGCCTGGCGTCAGCAAGGCTACGCGGGCGGGTCCTGACTGGCGAGTTCCTTCCGATAAAGCGCGAGCATCGCCTTGTCGAAGCAAACGAACTCCACGTGTTGGATCGTCGGGAAATGTGCCACCGCGTCGCGCACCGTAAATACCGCCAAAGGCACCGCCAACTCGGCGGGGTAGCCGAAGACGCCGCAACTGATCGCGGGAAACGCCACACTGCGACATCCGTGTTCCGACGCCAGGCGCAGGCTCTCGCGGTAGCAACTCGCGAGCAGCGCGGGCTCGTCGTTGGCGCCGCCATGCCAGATCGGGCCGACTGCATGAATCACGTACCTGGCCTTCAGGTGAAATCCCGGTGTGAGCTTGGCCTGGCCTGTCGGACAGCCATGCAGCTTGCGACAGGCGTCGACGAGCTCCGGTCCGGCAGCACGGCGAATGGCGCCGTCGACGCCGCCACCGCCCAGCAGCGATTCGTTCGCTGCATTCACGATAGCGTCGACCGGAGATTGCGTGATATCGCCTTGAGAAGCGTGAAGATGGACAACTTGCGACATGGGCGGGACTCCCTTGCAGCGAGTGTCGGCGACGGGATGCCGTCGCCGGGGAAGCAAAGTGCCGACAATCCATGGGGACCGCCGGCGAACCTTGCGATTCGGCGCGGAAAACGTCAGCCTGAGTGACTGTCGTCCTCGCGCTCGGCGCGGGCGTCGCGCCGCAACAACGCCTCCACCGCGGCACGCGCGGGCAAACCATCGAACAACGTCGCGCACACGGCTTCGGTAATCGGCATCTGAACGCCGTGGGCATGCGCCAGATCGCGCACCGCACGTGCACATCGTACGCCTTCCGCCACATGGCCGAGCGATGCCAGCACCTCGTCGAGCGATTTGCCCGACGCGAGTTGCAGTCCCACGGTACGGTTGCGCGACAGATCGCCGGTCGCCGTCAGAATCAAATCGCCCATGCCGGCCAGCCCCATGAACGTCTCGGGTTTGCCGCCCAGCGCGACGCCCAGACGCGTCATCTCGGCCAGTCCTCGCGTGACCAGGGCGGCGCGCGCGTTCAGGCCGAGGCCTAGCCCATCACTCACGCCCGTGGCGATCGCCAGTACGTTCTTGACGGCGCCGCCCACTTCCACGCCGACCACGTCGTCGCTCGAATAGATGCGCAATGCGCCGAAATGACACGCGGCGATCGTCAGTTCGCACAGTGACGGCACCGCACTCGCGATCGTCAGCGCCGCCGGAAGGCCCTGTGCGACTTCTCGGGCGAAACTCGGCCCCGACAGCGCTCCACCCGCGACCTTGGGGAATACCTCGGCCACGATCTGGTGCGGCAACAGTCCGGAATCGGCCTCGAAGCCCTTGCACAGCCAGATCAGATGCTTCGGCGCGTCGGCGGCCTGTGCCATATGCCCCGCCAGCGCGCGCAGGCCGGCCACCGGGACAGCGGCCACGCATAGCGCACGCTCGCCCGTACCATGGGCCAGCGCCGTCGCGAAATCGGCTTCGAATCGCAGGCGTGGGGACAGCGGACAACCGGGGAGATAAGTGGAATTCTCGTGGGCGCTGGCGAGTTGCCGGAGCAGCGCCGCGTCGCGCGCCCACAGGACAACGTCATGGCGTGCCGCCATGTGACTCGCCATTGCGGTGCCCCAGGCACCCGCACCGAATACGGCAATCTTCATGAGATGGACCCCGACGCGCGGGTCCGAGGCAGACGGACCGACGCGTCGACGGAGCGCAAGCGCTTAGTGGGTCTGGGCGGACGAGCCGTCGGGCATCACGATACCCGGGGCCGGCGTCTCGCCGTTGGCCGCCTGCTGCTCGGCCAGTTGGGCCAGACGTTGCTCGTAGAGCGCCTGGAAGTTCACTTCGGCCAGATGGATCGGCTGGAAACCGGCTCGGCTGATGGCGTCGGCCACGTTCGCGCGCAGGTACGGGTAGACGATCGTCGGGCAGGCGATGCCGATAAGCGGGTCGAGTTGCTCGACCGGCACGTTGCGGATTTCGAAAATACCGGCTTGCTTGCCTTCGACCAGGAACGCGACCTTGTCCTGGATCTTGGCCGTCACGGTGGCGATCACCGCCACTTCGAAGACGTGCTCGTTCAGACGCTCCGCCGCGACATCCAGTTGCACTTCGACGGTCGGCATCTCCTGCTCGAGGAAAATCGCGGGCGAATTCGGCTGCTCGAGCGACAGATCTTTCAGGTAAGCGCGCTGGATGCTGAAAAACGGCTGATTCTGGTCGGACATTTGTTCGTTTCCTTGGGTATGAGACGGCCGCGCAGACACGCGGCCGAACGACTATTTTGCGGGCGGTATCAGGCCGCTTGCAAGAGCGGCACCAGGCCGCCGGCACGATCCAGCGCCGAAAGATCGTCGTAACCGCCAATGTGGCGTTCGTCGATGTAGATTTGCGGCACGGTGCGGCGCCCCGTGCGCGTCATCATTTCCTCGCGGCGGGCGGGTTCCTTGTCGATCAGGATCTTCTCGATTTCCTGGACGCCACGCTGGCGCAGCAGACGTTCCGCCATCTGGCAGTAGGGACACACTTGCGTGCTGTACATCACGATCTTCGGCATGACTTGCAACTCCTCGATTACTTCACGACCGGCAGGCCGGCTTCCTGCCAGGCGGCAATGCCACCCTGGAGGCTGAACGCCTCAGCATAGCCAAGATTGCGAAGCAGCGTCTGGGCGCGCGCCGAGCGTTGGCCGCTCTTGCACACGATAAGCACCGGCGCCGCCTTGTTCTTGATGACCTGTGCGACCTTTTGTTCCACGTCGTCGAGCGGCACGTTGCGCGCCGACGGCAGGTGGCCCGCGGCGAATTCCTCGCCGGTTCGCACGTCGAGCACCACGGCGCCCTTGCGGTTAATGAGCTGGGTCGCTTCCGTGGTCGACAGACCGCGACCGCCGCGCTTGAAGACCGGCCATGCGAGCATGCCGCCGGAGACGAGCGCGATGGCGATCAGCGCGAGGTTGGTGTAATCGGCAAAGAACTTCACAAACCACCTGAAAAAGGTCAAAAGAATCCGATCATTATAAAATATTCCGTGATTGCGCCGACGGGTCTCGTTGCCGATCGCTGCGCCGGACGCCGGCGGCCTGTTCGCCGCCCTCCCCGACGTCCCTCGACGACAGCCGCAAACCCTTGCCGGGCGCGGCTGCGCGAGGCAGCAGCGACCGGACGCCCCCTTTGGCTGCCCCCGCTTTCCAACTCTGTTTGAAGTCTGCTCATGTACAAGCTCGTTCTCATCCGCCACGGCGAATCGACGTGGAACAAGGAAAATCGCTTCACCGGCTGGGTCGACGTCGACCTCACGGAGAAGGGCGTTGCCGAAGCCGCCCAGGCCGGCGAGTTGCTCGCGCAAGCGGGATTCAAGTTCGACCTCGCCTACACGTCGGTGCTCAAGCGTGCGATCCGCACCCTCTGGCACGTGCAGGACGCCATGGACCTCATGTGGATCCCCGTGGTGCACAGCTGGCGACTGAACGAGCGCCACTACGGCGCGCTCGCCGGCCTGAACAAGGCCGAAACCGCCGCCAAGTACGGTGACGAACAGGTGCACGTCTGGCGCCGCAGCTACGACACCCCGCCGCCGCCGCTGAGCACCGACGACGAGCGCAGCTCGTTCAACGATCCGCGCTACGCGAAGCTCAAGCCCGAGGAAATTCCGCTGACCGAGTGCCTCAAGGACACGGTGGCGCGTGTGCTGCCGTTGTGGAACGAATCGATCGCGCCGACGGTGCGCGCCGGCAAGCAGGTGCTCATCGCCGCACACGGCAATTCGCTTCGCGCCCTCATCAAGCACCTCGACAACATCTCCGATGACGACATCGCTGGCCTGAACATTCCGAACGGCACGCCGCTCGTGTATGAACTCGACGCCGAACTCAAGCCGATCCGCCATTACTACCTGGGCGATCAGGAGAAGATCGCCGGCGCGCTGGCCGCCGTGGCCGCACAAGGCAAGTCGAAGTAAGGCTTTCGCGCCTCGGAACCCCGCCGGTCCATCCGGCCGGGCGCCGAGACCTCGGGTCGCACGTCGCACCCTTGCGGCGTGCAACGCCCTCTCACCCCGGGCCCGGTAATACGCGGTAATCGACGCCCGGCGTCTTTTGCGTACCCCATCTCACGTATGCCCGCCCATCCGGCGCGTGATTTGCCTGCAAAAGTCCCCTCCCGCCAGGGGGCATCCGGCAAAAAAACCGTCCCGAGCGCGATTTAAACGGCACTTTTCGTAGAACCACTCCGGAAAAGTCCCTGTCGAATGGGCAATGTCCCGCCTGCGGGCAAACGGTTATACTTCGCCAAAGCGCGCGCGCCCATTGGCTAGCGCCCCGAAAATCCCGGAATTTCCACGCCTATATGCGCCAAACCCTCAAACACATCGGCCTGATCGTGCTGGGCCTCGCGACCGGTGCGGCGGCCACCCTCGCGTTCTCGCAGGCCTCCGCCCAAAGCGCTACCACGCCGCTGCCGCTCGAGCAGCTTCGTCTGCTGGCCGAAGTGTTCGGCCGCATCAAGCGCGAGTACGTGCAGCCGGTCGACGACAAGAAGCTGCTGACCGCGGCCATCAAGGGCATGGTGTCGAGCCTCGACCCGCACTCGTCGTACCTCGACAAGGACGAGTACAAGGAACTGCAGGAACAGACCCGCGGCCGCTTCGCGGGCCTGGGCATCGAGATCTCCCAGGAAGACGGACTCGTGAAGGTCATCTCGCCGATCGAGGA belongs to Pandoraea pnomenusa and includes:
- the sbnA gene encoding 2,3-diaminopropionate biosynthesis protein SbnA — protein: MGASSRDGLTLHVNGAFLQPSLPAFASIDGLCRATVHLKLEGLNAAGSIKLKTALQLIEELEATDRLRADTQIVESSSGNLGVALALICANRGYRFTCVTDPNTSRQATRAMQAAGARIVRVARRDAQGGYLGTRIAWIRETVARDARWVWLNQYANPGNWRAHYRWTAPEIFAALPRVDHLFVGAGTTGTLTGCLRYVREHRLATRVVAVDATGSVTFGGSPGPRRIPGLGASCRPALREGPNAERPDAIVHVDEPDTLRMCHALARRGLLAGGSTGSVLHAVRMSAADIAAGDAVVALAPDMGDKYLETVYDPDWAASCIDGNEEGRRARVRSGGRRELVAVMNALPSPLPSPLPSPPPSPQFRVFTGEQVDAAIRAGMPDILAVVEAAYRAHHAGRTVIPQSQFLRFPDERSNRIIALPAHIRNGEGDGKGVTGIKWISSFPGNVERGMPRASAVLILNDASTGYPMACMEASIVSAARTAASAISALRRLGANRTPVRAGGVRVALIGAGVISRHVAQCLPLGATPIERVIVHDLRPDSAKALATHVETKLGYPAHGEPSLERAVRQADVIVFATTAAAPYVDDVAWFSHCPLVLHLSLRDLAPEIVRASCNVVDDIDHCLRAQTSLHLAEMATGHRRFVTTSLPHLLSGGEPPTYDRPVVFSPFGLGILDVAVGHWVYERLAARQAPVPRFFLDMQRA
- a CDS encoding methyltransferase domain-containing protein translates to MKPSAAPQNPSSAFSARFLRTAFDRRAPNWSDADFLMREVASRLASRLDYIKLNPGRVLDAGCGTGGDLLGFGERYPDAYRVGLDASFAMARSAAAAGAATGWRRLLRSAPPYGVVQADFSALPFAARSFDLVWSNLALHWYREPHRVIPEWHRVLSTDGLLMFSAYGPDTLRELRAAWAEVDDLPHALEPTDMHDLGDMMVASGFDTPVTDMERLTLTFESPDTLLRDVRLLGVNPRPERRTGLTGRGRLAALRAALDRQRGADGTIALTFELVYGHAWKIPEKTDAAGNAVVRIQDIGRGGRPR
- a CDS encoding ComF family protein; the encoded protein is MPNVICGQCLRYRPAFDATITLADYVAPLDTLMIRLKYHGALPFAREFGQRLGDALLEQAGDEAPLVVPVPLAPSRLAARGFNQAWELARVAARRARLPASARALHRERTTTAQRRLTRDARQRNLRNAFTASALVRGRRVVLVDDVMTTGATCDAAAAALKLAGATHVLAAVALRTPPSR
- the trmL gene encoding tRNA (uridine(34)/cytosine(34)/5-carboxymethylaminomethyluridine(34)-2'-O)-methyltransferase TrmL — encoded protein: MFNVVLVCPEIPPNTGNVIRLCANTGARLHLIEPLGFPLDDARMRRAGLDYHEYAQMKVHKDWAAFLAAETPDPSRMFALTTRGSRPFGELSFAPGDWFIFGSETRGLAPALLDTFATAQRVRLPMRPGNRSLNLSNTVAVVVFEAWRQQGYAGGS
- a CDS encoding O-acetyl-ADP-ribose deacetylase, whose translation is MSQVVHLHASQGDITQSPVDAIVNAANESLLGGGGVDGAIRRAAGPELVDACRKLHGCPTGQAKLTPGFHLKARYVIHAVGPIWHGGANDEPALLASCYRESLRLASEHGCRSVAFPAISCGVFGYPAELAVPLAVFTVRDAVAHFPTIQHVEFVCFDKAMLALYRKELASQDPPA
- a CDS encoding NAD(P)H-dependent glycerol-3-phosphate dehydrogenase, which codes for MKIAVFGAGAWGTAMASHMAARHDVVLWARDAALLRQLASAHENSTYLPGCPLSPRLRFEADFATALAHGTGERALCVAAVPVAGLRALAGHMAQAADAPKHLIWLCKGFEADSGLLPHQIVAEVFPKVAGGALSGPSFAREVAQGLPAALTIASAVPSLCELTIAACHFGALRIYSSDDVVGVEVGGAVKNVLAIATGVSDGLGLGLNARAALVTRGLAEMTRLGVALGGKPETFMGLAGMGDLILTATGDLSRNRTVGLQLASGKSLDEVLASLGHVAEGVRCARAVRDLAHAHGVQMPITEAVCATLFDGLPARAAVEALLRRDARAEREDDSHSG
- the secB gene encoding protein-export chaperone SecB, coding for MSDQNQPFFSIQRAYLKDLSLEQPNSPAIFLEQEMPTVEVQLDVAAERLNEHVFEVAVIATVTAKIQDKVAFLVEGKQAGIFEIRNVPVEQLDPLIGIACPTIVYPYLRANVADAISRAGFQPIHLAEVNFQALYEQRLAQLAEQQAANGETPAPGIVMPDGSSAQTH
- the grxC gene encoding glutaredoxin 3 yields the protein MPKIVMYSTQVCPYCQMAERLLRQRGVQEIEKILIDKEPARREEMMTRTGRRTVPQIYIDERHIGGYDDLSALDRAGGLVPLLQAA
- a CDS encoding rhodanese-like domain-containing protein; amino-acid sequence: MKFFADYTNLALIAIALVSGGMLAWPVFKRGGRGLSTTEATQLINRKGAVVLDVRTGEEFAAGHLPSARNVPLDDVEQKVAQVIKNKAAPVLIVCKSGQRSARAQTLLRNLGYAEAFSLQGGIAAWQEAGLPVVK
- the gpmA gene encoding 2,3-diphosphoglycerate-dependent phosphoglycerate mutase, with translation MYKLVLIRHGESTWNKENRFTGWVDVDLTEKGVAEAAQAGELLAQAGFKFDLAYTSVLKRAIRTLWHVQDAMDLMWIPVVHSWRLNERHYGALAGLNKAETAAKYGDEQVHVWRRSYDTPPPPLSTDDERSSFNDPRYAKLKPEEIPLTECLKDTVARVLPLWNESIAPTVRAGKQVLIAAHGNSLRALIKHLDNISDDDIAGLNIPNGTPLVYELDAELKPIRHYYLGDQEKIAGALAAVAAQGKSK